CCGAAAAACCCAAACCTGCTCCGGTCAAAAAAGAGGCTCCCCGCGCGGTCAAATCATCCGTCGGAACGGGCGGCAAGGAGCTGGTGGGCAAAGCGGGAACGATGCACGTCGGCGGGGAGGGATTCGAATACGATTTCTATCTGGCGGTGGTGCAGTCGAAGATCGAGCAGAATTTCCGCCCGCCGCCCGGTGTGCGAGGGCAAACCCTCGCCACGGTGGCCTTCCGCATCGAAAAAAACGGTATGATTACGAGCGTTACTCTGGCCAAGTCATCAGGCAATCTCCTCATAGATCAGGCCGCCGAACGCGCGATTCGCGCCGCCGGCCGTTTTCCGCCGCTTCCCCCGCAGTACGACAAGGGAGTGCTGGACATCAACTTTGAATTCGTCGTCAATCCCGCTGCGAGTGGATAGCGGAGCGTGATGAAAAAAACTGTATCGCTGGCAATCGTTCTGCTGTTCTTTGTCAGTCTCGCGGGTTACGCCCAGCCGATTACGCTGCGCATGGAGACGCGCTCGGTCGCGCGCATGGAGATCGTGGTCATGCCGTTCCACGCCGCTCGCGACAGCGCCTTTGCCGGAGAACTTCCCAAAACGCTGCGCGACATCGTCAACGGCGATCTCGGCTACTGCGGTTATTTCAACGTGATCGAACCCGAAGACCTGCCGCCCGATACGCTGGTCAAGGTCAAACGGGTGGGAAAAACCTACGACACGCTGCGCGTGTTCACCGGCTCGACGGCGGCCCGCGTGCACGGCTCGGTGACGGTCGAGTGGAACGGAGTGACGGCGGGAATCGCCATCTTCCAGCCGCCCATCAAGGACCCGATCCATATCAAGGACTTTCGCTTCAAGGCCGATGATCTGCGCGCGGCGGGTCACGAGATCGCCACCTGGATCACGCGCATGGTGACCGGCGAAGAGGGCGCGTTCACCTCGAAGATCGTCTTCGTCGTGAAAACCGGCGACAACAAAAACCTGTGGATCATGGACTGGGACGGATCCAATCCCCGCAGCCTGACGCAGGATCGCACGCTCAACATGTCGCCCACCTGGGCGCCCGACGGCAAGACGCTCTATTTCACCTCGTTCCGCGACGGCAACGCCGACGTTTTCCGCTACGATCTGCCGACCGGGAAAGTCACGTCCTTCGTGGCGACGCCGCGCGTGGACAGCGCACCCTGCGTCTCGTCGGACGGTGAGTGGATCGTCTACAGTTCGGCGGTGGACGGCAATTCCGAAATCTACCGGATTCGTCCCGACCGCAGCGACCGGACTCAACTCACCATCAGTTGGGGAGTGGACACGTCGCCTTCGTGGTCGCCGACCGGACGCGAACTCGTATTCACCTCCGACCGCACGGGAACGCCGCAGATCTATCGAATGGATTTCGACGGCGCCAACGTCCGCCGCTTGACGTGGAACGCGAACTACAATGAAACGGCCCGCTGGTCGCCGCGCGGAGATTTGGTCGCCTTTGCCAGCCGCGAGATCGGATTTCAGGTGTTCACGATTTCTCCCGACGGCAGCGGCGAGCGGCGTGTCACCGGCGAAGGTTCGAATTTCGATCCGTGTTGGTCACCCGACGGCATGAAAATCGTCTATACCTCGGTGTGCGGCGGACAGTCGTCCATCTACACCTGCAATTGGGACGGCAGCAACCACCGTCAGCTCTCGTTCGGCTTGAACGCTTCCCAACCCCAGTGGGGCCCGGCCGTTCCGCTGACGGAGCGTTCGGATTGATCCGCTGATGAGGAGATTCGCAGCCCATGTCCGCTGACCGGGTGGTGGTTTGCACGCCGACGTTTCATCGCGCCGAACTGCTCAAGCGCGCGATTGAATCGGTGCTCGGCCAGACCTACCGCGACTTCGAGCACGTTGTGGTGCAGGACGGATGCGATCGCGGGGGAGAATGCGCGGCTTGCCGAGAAACGGCCGCCGTCGGCGAGCGGTTCCAGAAACACGATCCACGGTTTCGCTTCGTTGTGCTTCCCGAACACATGGGGGGATACGGATTCTACTCGCGGAACTGGGCTATCGAGCATTCCGATGCGCCGCTCATCGCCTATCTGGACGATGACAACTGGTGGGAGCCTACGCATCTGGAGACGTTGGTAAATGCGCTGCGCGTGAGCCGCGCGTCGTTCGCTTTCAGCGGTACGATTATGCGCGACCAGCGTGGGCGAACGATCCACCGGCGCATCTCCCGGCGTCCCTACTACATGGGAATTGACACCAACGAGATCGTTCACCGCCGCGAGCTGATCGGTAAATATGGCGCTTGGAAACCCACCGATGCGGCCGTACACAATCACGACTGGGAACTCGTGGCCAGATGGCTGCGAAGCGGAGAAACTTTCGCGCCATCGGGAGAAGCCACCACCAACTACCCGCTCAATCCCGGCCGTTCGGCTCTGGGCTATTGGTATTCCTTCGCCAAACGTCGCCTTTTCTACGAACTGTCGCGGGTCTTCCAGAACGCCGATCATCGCTATCGCGCACGCGACGTGACGTCGAAATAGGCGGCCGCAGGTCCAATCGTTTTCGAGTGATGCCGTCCTGCGGACGGCGAGAAGATATTCCGTCAGGTCTGATTGGATTTCCAACAACCCGAAACACTTCATATCCATCATGGAGAGAACATGAAAAAGCAATTTCTCATCCGCGTTATGCCGGTCATGCTTATGATTGTCTTGGCCGGTGCCATCGCGTTGACTGGCTGCAAGAAGAAGATGCCCAAGGAAGCTCCGCCTCCGCCCCCGAAGGTGGAGGAAGTTGCACCGCCCCCCCCGCCCGACACGACCGGACAGGCCGAGCGTGAGCGTCAGGCGGCGATGGACGCTGACCGGGCGCGCATTCAGGCGGTGTACTTCGATTTCGACAAGAGCGTGATCCGTCCCGATCAGCGCAGCAAGATCACGACCAATGCCGACATCTTCCGTAACTGGACCGAATGGGCTGTCTCGATCGAGGGCCACTGCGACGAGCGCGGCACGACCGAATACAACCTGGCTCTGGGTGAGCGTCGCGCCACGTCGGCCAAACAGGCGCTGGTGGCGGCCGGAGTGGATGCGGCTCGCGTCTCGACGGTCAGCTACGGCGAAGAGCGGCCGGTGGATCCGGGTCACAACGAAGCGTCCTGGTCCCGGAATCGGCGGGCGGAATTCCGCGTTAAGTAATCCACTTTCCTTTGCGAGGTTTCGTCATGTTTGAGCGGCCGTTGCAAACGGCGCGGGCGCTCCGTGTGGGCTCCGTCTGGATTTCCATTCTCGGAGCGTTGCTGCTTACCGTGGGATGTGCGTCGCGCAAGCAGGTGTTCGTGATTCAGGAAGACACCCGCTACATCCGTATGTCGGTGGATAGCCTGAAGCGGCAGCAGAAAGCCGCGCAGGAGGCGCTGGCGTCGCTCGACGATCAGGTGCGAGCCATGCGCGCGACCGCCGAGTACGGTTCGTCTACGCTCGAAGAGAAGGTGGAGACGCTGGCTTCGCGGCTGGACGAGATTCTCACGCGTATGGACCGTGCGCTCTCGCCCCTCGAGGAATTCATGCGCCGGCAAGCGGTGACCGACACCTCCGTCGCTCCGGTGATGGGATCGGATTATTACGATGCGGCCGTGCGGGACCTCGGTCTCGGCAACTATGATCTTGCCGAAGTGGGATTCCTCCAATTCCTCGAGAACTATCCCAAGAGCGATCTGGCCGATGACGCACGCTATGGCTTGGCCGAAACCCACTACGCGCGCAAGAAATACGACGAGGCCGCCGATGAATTCCGTCGTGTGATTGCCACCGCTCCCTCGGGGAACAAGACTCCCGCCGCCATGCTCAAACTGGGTCTCTGCTATCGCGCCATGCAGGATAATCGCGAGGCGCGGAAAACGTGGGAAGATCTCATCACAAAGTTTCCCTACTCGGATGAGGCCAAGGTCGCCCGTCAGCGTTTGGATGAGATCGGCGGCGGACGCTGATCCGGTTTCTATTCCAAGCGGACTGCCCCACTACGTCTATGGCGCGGTGGGGTTTTCCGTCTGTGATTCCGTTTCCATGAGTGCGAATTCTCACGCGAGAGTAACCATGAACGTCAGGTTTTCATTTCGACGCGTAGGATTACCGGTACTGCTCTCCTGTTTCTGGACGATGGCCGCCGTCGCTCAGAGTTCGCCCGACAGTCTGGTCGTTGCGAGTCAGATGGCCATCGAGGAGAGTCTCACCACCGGGAAGACCGACACCGCCGCTCCCGTGGTCGTTTCGATAATTCCCGTGCGAGACACGGTAATCGAGCGGAAGACACATATCCCGCGAGTACCGGGTGTTCCCGTCGTTCTGGATGGCGACACGCTGTTTCGCGTCTATCCCCGCGCGCTGACGGCGGCCGAACGCGCCGAACGGGTGAACCGCGTCCTGCAATTCATCGTCGAATCGGAAGCGATCAATCCCACGCAGCTGCAGGCCGTGGATGGCGACAGCACCTCGGACATCGTGTTGGACACGCTCATCATACTCAGCATTACCGACGATGACGCGGCGATTGCCGGAGTATCGCGCAGCGAGCTGGCGGAGCGGCACACGCAGGAACTGATTCAGGCTCTTACTCAAACGCGGCGGGAGATGCGTTTGCACGTGATGCTGATCCGTCTGGGACTGGCCATCCTGATTCTGGCGGGAGTCGGAGCCGCGTGGTGGCTCTTGGCCTGGTTTTTCCCGCGCGTCTATTCGCGGATTCGAAGCTGGAAGGGAAAGATCATCCGGCCGCTGCGAATCGGTCAACTGGAACTCGTCAGCGCGGCCACGGCCACCGCGTTCAGTGTCCTTCTCGCTCAGCTCGTGCGCTGGACGGCGACGCTCTTTCTTCTATACTTCGGTCTGGCTCGCATTCTGAATCTGTTCCCCGCCACGGCCCGCTGGAACGTTCGACCCGTACTCATCGGTGTGGGGCTGACGATTCTGGCGACGTTCTTCGCGTGGGCGGTTTTCCGCCTTCTGCGGCTCTCATTTGGCGCGTTGCTGCGTCGCGTATCACACTGGAAAGGCACGCTGGTCAAGGGCATCCGGCTGCGCTCGGTGGAGATTCTGTCGGAAGACCGTCTCCTCGAGATAATCGAATTCGGCATCCGAGTGATGCGCTTCGCCGTCTATGTGGTGCTGAGCTATGGCTATCTGACCCTTGTCTTCAGCTTTTTCTCCTTCACGAGAACCTGGTCAGCCACGCTGTTTCGATTTGTGATGAATCCGCTCGTCGGAGCGGGCATCTCGCTGGTGAACTACCTGCCCTCGCTGTTCACCATTCTGGTGATAATTCTCATCGCCCGCTATGCGATCAAGCTGGTGCACTGGATCTTCAGCGAAATCGGCAAGGGAACAATTCCCCTCCCGGGATTCTATCCGGAATGGGCCGACCCGACCTACAAGATCGCGCGATTCCTGGTCGTCGTCTTTGCCGTTATCGTCATCTTCCCTTATCTTCCCGGTTCCAGTTCAAGAGTATTCCAGGGAATCTCGATCTTCGTCGGAGTCGTATTCTCCCTCGGTTCCACGTCGGCGATTGCCAACATCGTAGCTGGAGTGATTATGACCTACATGCGGCCGTTCAAGGTCGGAGATCGCGTGAAGATCGCCGATACGATGGGCGACGTGGTGGAGAAAACCCTGCTGGTGACGCGCGTCCGTACCATCAAAAACGTGGACATCACCGTTCCCAATGCAATGGTGCTGGGCAGTCACATCATCAATTTCAGTTCGGCGGCTCAGGAGCAGGGACTCATCCTGCACACGACCGTCACCATCGGCTATGACGCGCCGTGGCGGAAAGTCCATGAACTGCTGCTGGCCGCCGCCGCCGCTACGCCGAACGTGCTGAAAGAGCCCGCGCCCTTCATTTTGCAGACGGCGTTGAATGATTTCTATGTGAGCTACGAGCTGAATGCCTACACGGATCAGCCGGGGATCATGGCCAAGACCTACTCCGAACTCCATCAGAGTATTCAGGACAAGTTCTTCGAGGCGGGCGTGGAGATCATGTCCCCGCACTACAGTGGAGTGCGTGACGGCAACCGCGCGGCCATTCCCGACGAATATCTGCCGAAAGGTTATCAGGTCCCGCCGTTCCGTGTCTCGCAGATTTTCGGCAAGAAGGAACCACCGGCCGAGTAGAGACTCGAAACCGTGAACTCATTTCGACTCATACAACCAGGGCGGCCCGTGCGGGCCGCCCGAATTTCCTCCCGGTGGTGACTCTCCCGAGTCACCCGTTCGTCTGTGCTATTGCTCACTTATTTCGCCGGGGGGCGAGGCGGCGAGATTCTGAACGCGCTCGGGAGAGAGCGTGCCCACCGAAATCAGCACTTTCATCGCCTGATCTACCGACAGAGAAAGCGGGACGAAATCGTGCGACTTGCAGAGAAGGAGGAATCCGGTGGTCACGTTGGGAGTGGTGGGCACGAAGATCACGGTGTGGGCTTGATCCGAGTTTTCGGGAACATTCCATGTATGTTCGGATGTGACGAAACCAAGCGACCACGCCTGCTCGGTGGGAAATCGTACCGCCACCACCCGTTGAAAACTCGATTTGTCTCCGAACAACACGTCGGCTACCTTGCGAATCCCGCCGTACACTTCGCGGACGAACGGAATGCGGCGGAGGATCGTATCGAAGACGTCCAACATCCGCCGTCCCATCACGCGACTGACCGCGAATCCGACGATGGTGATCAGGATAACGGTCACCAGAAACGCCACCACGTCGGCGGCGGTGGTCACCAGCCCGGCATAGCGGCCGTGTCCCAAGAGTGTCTCGGCCAGTCGCCGCATGAGCGGCGAGAGCTGTCCGCCCACAAGTCGCACCGCCAAGAGGACGATATAGACGGTCAGCCAGACCGGAGCCAGCACCACCAGGCCGGTCACGAAATGTCGTCGGAAGTGTACCGCCAGCGATCGTTTGGGGATTTCGGTGGATGGAGAACTCTGTGTCATGCCGTCTCCTTTCAGAAAAAAGACCCGACTCCTCGCGACGCCGGGTCTCTGCGAATCACGATCCGCCGATACTACTTCTTGGCGGATTCGATCTCGATCTTGTAGATCGTTTCTCCCTGACCCACGAATCCCCGCGCCCGCGCGGCTCGATCGAGAGCCAGTTCATCACCTACCCGGAGATCGGCCAGATACTCCTGCAGCAACTGCTTCCGCTCCTCCAGCAAGCAAATCTGTTCCTGTTGAGCGTGCTTCTCACTGCGAAGACCGGAACTGTTCCACAGTCCCGATTTGCCGAACACGAACCACGCGCTGAATGCGAAGAAGCAGACAGCGACGACGGGCAACGGCTGAAAAAGCCAGAATCTCTTGTTCGTACGTCTGGCCATTACTTCCACACTGATCCGAAATACAGCGCTTCGTCGCCGAGTTCTTCTTCGATGCGAAGCAGCTGGTTGTATTTGGCGATGCGGTCGGTGCGCGAGGCGCTGCCGGTTTTGATCATCCCGCAACCGATGGCGACGGCCAAATCGGCGATGAACGTATCTTCCGTCTCGCCCGAGCGGTGCGAGATGATTTGCGTATAGCCTGCGCGACGGGCCAGATCCACCGTATCGAGCGTTTCCGACAGCGTGCCGATCTGATTTACCTTGATCAGAATCGAATTGGCCACGCCCTTCTCAATGCCTTCCGAGAGCAGCTTGACGTTGGTGACGAACAGATCGTCGCCCACCAGTTGCACCTTCTTGCCGAGCTTCGAGGTCAGAAGTTTCCAGCCCTCCCAGTCGTTCTCACCCATGCCGTCTTCGATGGAAATGATCGGATAGTCCTTGCAGAGCGCGGAGTAGTATTCGGCCAGCTCGGCGGCGTCGAGCGTGTTGTCATCACAGGTGAGTTCGTATTTGCCGGTCTTGCGGTTGTAGAATCCCGAGGCCGCGCAGTCGAGCGCCACGAAAATCTGTTCCCCGGCCTTGTAGCCGGCGGCCTTGATCGCCTTCAGAATGTCTTCAATGGCTTCGCGGTGCGACTTGAGAGCCGGAGCGAACCCGCCCTCGTCGCCCACGTTGGTGGAGTGACCGGCTTCCTTGAGTACCTTTTTCAGGTGGTGGAACGTCTCCACCCCCGCCCGCAGCCCGTCGGAAAAGGTCGGGAAACCGCGCGGAACGATCATGAATTCCTGGATATTGAGCGGATTGTCGGCGTGTGCGCCGCCGTTGATCACGTTCATGAACGGCACCGGCAGCACCTTCGCTCCCACGCCGCCCAGATACTGGTAAAGCGGCAACTCCACCGCCTCGGCCGCGGCTTTGGCCACTGCCAGGCTCACCGCCAGCATCGCATTGGCACCCAGCTTGGACTTGTTTTCCGTGCCGTCCAGCGACAGAAGGGTCGTATCCACCGACTGTTGATAGATCGCGTCCTGTCCGATCAGCTCGTCGGCGATCTCGGTGTTCACGTTCTTAACGGCGTCCAGAACGCCCTTCCCGAGGAAACGGTGGGCGTCACCGTCGCGCATCTCCAGCGCTTCGCTCTCGCCGGTGGACGCGCCCGAAGGAACCGTAGCCCGCCCCATCGCGCCGCCCGCCAGCACGACCTCCACCTCGACCGTGGGATTGCCGCGCGAGTCCAGAACTTCGCGGGCAAAAACGTCGGTAATCTCCGTCATATTCTGCTAACTTTCTGTGATTTGCTCACTTTCGCCGAAATATACGAAAAGAACGGGGCAAAGGCAAATTCGAGATGGCAAGCATTGCTGGTCCAGTCCGTGACAAACGCGGCCCGGTGGCCGCGTTCTGATTAGTCTTCGCTCTTGTCTTCCGCTTCGTCCCCGCCCTCGCGCGCCAGCAGCGACTCGTAGATGTTCAGCGCGCGGTCGTAATACTCTTCAGGAACCTGTATTCGCCACGGCCGCCCGATCTGCTGCGTACCGGTGATCCTTCCCAAGCCTCCGCCTTCCAGATCCGTCTTGACCACGTTGGGAATGCCCTCGTTGTCGAGGACCTCCGTCACCATCGCCACCCAAACCCCGCCTCCCAGTGGCGGGAGGGACTTCCACAGCGTGCGCTCGGCACCATATTCTGTCTTTTCCGTCATTTTTCGCCTCCTTCGTCCGTGTGTCCCTCAATGGGTTTGAAGTAGAAGAAACGATCCATGAGATTCACCCACTTCGAGAGGTCCTGCCCCTCGGGAGTTTCGCTGCGCACGCGCTCGAAGGCGTCGCATTTACTGTCCAGCTCATCGAGATAATGCAGCACCAGCGCTTCCAGCGTCATCGGCTTGACCGGCGAGCCCATGCTGCCGTCCCCTTGATGGGATAGGATCAGATGCAACACCTGCCGCCGAGTTTCCTCCGGAAAGTCCGGCAGTTCAGCGATTTTCTTCTCGATCAGCATCGTCCCCAGCACGATATGGCCCACCAGACGGCCCTCCGTCGTATAGTCGAATCCCACGTCGCTGGTGAGTTCCACCACCTTCCCGACGTCGTGCAGTAGCGCGCCGGTTACGAGTAAATCGCGGTCGAGATTCGGATAGTGCCCGCCCACCAGATTCGCCAGCTTCGCCAGCGAAAGCGTATGTTCGGCCAGTCCGCCAAGGGTCGCGTGATGCCACATCTTCCCGCCCGGCGCATCCAGAAATCCGCGTAGGAACTCGCCCTCAAAAACGGCCTCGAGAAGCTCTCGCAAGCGCAGATTCTGAACGGAATGTATGAGTTCGCGAAGCTGCTTCTCGGCCTCGGTGGCGGAGACGGGCGAGTGGGGAAGGAACTGCCGGCGGTCGGCGGCTTCTTCCTCCGTTGCCAACCGAATGCGCGACAGGATCAGTTGCGGCAGATCGCGGTAGCTGTCGGTAATGCCCTCGACCTTCACCACGTCTCCCGCTTGACCCGTCTTGACGATCTCCTCGAATCCTTCCCACATCTTGGCTTCAAGGTGGCCAGAGGCGTCCTGCAGCCGCAGTTCAAGGTACGGCTCGCCGGAGCGCTTGGGCTTGGTCTCGATCTTCGTAAGCAAATAAAAACCGGTCACTTTGTCACCGGCGGGAAGCTCACGGACCTGAGCCAGCGGAGGGGATGTCTGGGGGGTGACAACCATGGATTCAATATGCAAGGATTTAGGGAAAGGGTCAAGGGGGACAGATACTCATTCTTTTAAACAACATGGGCACACAACTTGTGCGCCCATAAGTTCATCTTGTAGGGGCGGCCCGTAGCCTGTCCTGAACGTAGTGAAGGATGGCCGCCCGCGCTGCTACATCCGATAACTCAGCGTCACCAGCGCCGTTGTCGAAGAAATATCCTCATTCACGAGGCCGGTAGGGGAACCGTCGGTGGTCTTACGGGAGAAGCCGGTGAACTGCAAGCCCGCGTCAATCATCACACTGCGGTCTACGAGGACGCCCACGCCGAAGCTGAACAGGTGACGGTCCGCATCATCGCCCAGAGGTTTGTAATTATTCGGTTCGAAAGCATAGCCGCCGCGCAGCCGCAAGCCGTAAGCCGGGAACAGGTACTCGCCGCCCATGGAGAGACGAACGGTATTCTGGTAGTCATCCTTGATCTGCTGGTTGGCCGAGGCCCGGCTCACCGGTACTCCATTCACTTTGTAAGGTGTATCCGAGCGGAATTCCATGGCTGTCCAGTCGCGCATCTCGACGTCCGCCGCCAAAAGCCAGCGGGCTTGAGCGAACGAGGCTCCGAAGCGGAACACCGCCGGATAGGTCATGCGATAGTCATCATAGCCAAACGACCCGTTGTAGGTCCACTCTTCGCTGATCTTCGTGCTGAGTGGAGTCTGCAACATCGCGCCGATGCGCGCAAATCGTCCGAGCCGGAACAGCCCGCCGAAATTGGCTCCCCACGCCGAGAGATCAGTGGTGAGCGTCCACTCCGAGTAATGCGATCCGGTTTCATCTCGGTAGGTTGTGGTCCGCGAAAAATCAACCGGGCCTGTCCAGTAGTTGATTCCCATGCCGAGGGCCAGATTGGGCGTCACGTCCACTGCTCCGGCCAGCGACCAGAGACCGAGCCGGCCACTCATGAGTGCGTTATAGGTGTCCCAAAAGGGAGCGTCAACACGGCTGGGTACGAAGGATGAGAGTTCCTTCGCTCCGTCGAAACCGTATACCTGCGTATATCCAAACGCGAAGCTCATCGCGCCTTGATAGACTGGAACGGGAAAGACGATTCCCAGATTATTCAGGCGGAAATTGCTCGATGTACCTTCCCGCGAGACACCATAATACTCAGCCTTGTTCTGGAGAGCGCTGCGCGAGATCGAGGCCTGCACTTCGATTCGTTTGACCTGCGCAAGTCCGGCCGGATTCCACCAGATCGAGGAGTAGTCGTCGGCGATGCCGGTGTAGGTTCCGGCCAGACCCAAGGGTCGCGCCGCCGATCCCACGTACTGTCCAGTAGATAACAGAAGCTGCTCGGGGATCTTCGCTTGGGAAGCAGCAAGGTTGCAGAGGATCAGCATTGCCGCCAGCGTGGCAGTGAGTTTCATAAGCATATCTTATCGTCCCTCGCGGCCGCCGCGTTTGTTCGGATCTGGAGGAGGTTGCTGTCCCTGTGGCTTGGTTGTATTGGGTGGAGGCCCCTGCTTCGCCCCATCCGAGGGAGGCGGCTGATTCTCCGGCGGTCTGGCGTAGGTGCCGCCTCCCGGGGGAGCCGGTGGCGGAGCCCCATAATTGCCGCCCCCTTCCGGGCGACCCATGAGACCGGGACGCTTCGACGGCGGCTCGGCCGGAACACCGCTGCCGCCCGGATTCGGATACCACCAGTACCACGGATCATTCCGCGAATACCACCACGGAGTGCCGTAATAGTCGTAATACCCGTAGTACGACCAGTAGTAGTCCGGGGAAAAGTTGTAGAAATCGAATCCCCACAGCGTGCGGCCCCGCGGACGACCCCAGTAGGACCAATTATCGTAGTAGGGATAGCTGTCGTATCCCTCATACTCCGGTTTGGTCAGGGTCGTGTCAATGGCGGTGGAATCGTAGCGGTTGTAGATCTGGCTGTACGGCCCCGTGCCATCCCGTTCCATTCCGGGATGGTAGAACTTGGTGTAGCAGCCGGCGGTCAGCAGCATCAGCAGCACGGCGGGAATCACTATTTTCGCGGCGATATTCATCGGTTTCCTCCTCCTCCAAAATGGGGGGACGCCGGATTTACGGGACTCAGATGAAGAGATGACAAGTAGCCCTCTATTCTTGGGCTGCGGACTCCCGCCCGCAGCGAAGGTGCGAGAATCAGCTTTCGAGCAGCCTCAGAATGATCGCCTTCTGCATGTGCAGGCGATTCTCCGCCTGATCGAAGACCACGCTGCGCGGTCCGTCCATCACCTCGTCGGTGATTTCCCGGCCCCGCTCGGCGGGCAGGCAGTGCATGACGATGCAATCCTTGTCGGCCTTGCTCAGCAGAGTGGAATTGATTTGAAACTCGCGCAAAGCGCGTTCCTTCTCGGCGACCTGATCCTTTTGACCCATCGAAGCCCAGACGTCCGTGTACAGAACGTGAGCTCCGACAACAGCCGATTGCGGATCATGGGAAACGGTGACTTTCGAGACCCCCGCCTTCTGCGCCCGTTCGAGGCAGG
This window of the bacterium genome carries:
- a CDS encoding TonB family protein, which codes for MGGSFLLSVALHVVVGVAMIWATGPHKMSSKPLPSATVVRLVRPKLPPPGIPIPSREGQAEETKPALEIPAPKKDKEKTEPKTTSAEKPKPAPVKKEAPRAVKSSVGTGGKELVGKAGTMHVGGEGFEYDFYLAVVQSKIEQNFRPPPGVRGQTLATVAFRIEKNGMITSVTLAKSSGNLLIDQAAERAIRAAGRFPPLPPQYDKGVLDINFEFVVNPAASG
- a CDS encoding Tol-Pal system beta propeller repeat protein TolB, coding for MKKTVSLAIVLLFFVSLAGYAQPITLRMETRSVARMEIVVMPFHAARDSAFAGELPKTLRDIVNGDLGYCGYFNVIEPEDLPPDTLVKVKRVGKTYDTLRVFTGSTAARVHGSVTVEWNGVTAGIAIFQPPIKDPIHIKDFRFKADDLRAAGHEIATWITRMVTGEEGAFTSKIVFVVKTGDNKNLWIMDWDGSNPRSLTQDRTLNMSPTWAPDGKTLYFTSFRDGNADVFRYDLPTGKVTSFVATPRVDSAPCVSSDGEWIVYSSAVDGNSEIYRIRPDRSDRTQLTISWGVDTSPSWSPTGRELVFTSDRTGTPQIYRMDFDGANVRRLTWNANYNETARWSPRGDLVAFASREIGFQVFTISPDGSGERRVTGEGSNFDPCWSPDGMKIVYTSVCGGQSSIYTCNWDGSNHRQLSFGLNASQPQWGPAVPLTERSD
- a CDS encoding glycosyltransferase family 2 protein, which codes for MSADRVVVCTPTFHRAELLKRAIESVLGQTYRDFEHVVVQDGCDRGGECAACRETAAVGERFQKHDPRFRFVVLPEHMGGYGFYSRNWAIEHSDAPLIAYLDDDNWWEPTHLETLVNALRVSRASFAFSGTIMRDQRGRTIHRRISRRPYYMGIDTNEIVHRRELIGKYGAWKPTDAAVHNHDWELVARWLRSGETFAPSGEATTNYPLNPGRSALGYWYSFAKRRLFYELSRVFQNADHRYRARDVTSK
- the pal gene encoding peptidoglycan-associated lipoprotein Pal, which codes for MKKQFLIRVMPVMLMIVLAGAIALTGCKKKMPKEAPPPPPKVEEVAPPPPPDTTGQAERERQAAMDADRARIQAVYFDFDKSVIRPDQRSKITTNADIFRNWTEWAVSIEGHCDERGTTEYNLALGERRATSAKQALVAAGVDAARVSTVSYGEERPVDPGHNEASWSRNRRAEFRVK
- the ybgF gene encoding tol-pal system protein YbgF codes for the protein MFERPLQTARALRVGSVWISILGALLLTVGCASRKQVFVIQEDTRYIRMSVDSLKRQQKAAQEALASLDDQVRAMRATAEYGSSTLEEKVETLASRLDEILTRMDRALSPLEEFMRRQAVTDTSVAPVMGSDYYDAAVRDLGLGNYDLAEVGFLQFLENYPKSDLADDARYGLAETHYARKKYDEAADEFRRVIATAPSGNKTPAAMLKLGLCYRAMQDNREARKTWEDLITKFPYSDEAKVARQRLDEIGGGR
- a CDS encoding mechanosensitive ion channel family protein; protein product: MRSAADADPVSIPSGLPHYVYGAVGFSVCDSVSMSANSHARVTMNVRFSFRRVGLPVLLSCFWTMAAVAQSSPDSLVVASQMAIEESLTTGKTDTAAPVVVSIIPVRDTVIERKTHIPRVPGVPVVLDGDTLFRVYPRALTAAERAERVNRVLQFIVESEAINPTQLQAVDGDSTSDIVLDTLIILSITDDDAAIAGVSRSELAERHTQELIQALTQTRREMRLHVMLIRLGLAILILAGVGAAWWLLAWFFPRVYSRIRSWKGKIIRPLRIGQLELVSAATATAFSVLLAQLVRWTATLFLLYFGLARILNLFPATARWNVRPVLIGVGLTILATFFAWAVFRLLRLSFGALLRRVSHWKGTLVKGIRLRSVEILSEDRLLEIIEFGIRVMRFAVYVVLSYGYLTLVFSFFSFTRTWSATLFRFVMNPLVGAGISLVNYLPSLFTILVIILIARYAIKLVHWIFSEIGKGTIPLPGFYPEWADPTYKIARFLVVVFAVIVIFPYLPGSSSRVFQGISIFVGVVFSLGSTSAIANIVAGVIMTYMRPFKVGDRVKIADTMGDVVEKTLLVTRVRTIKNVDITVPNAMVLGSHIINFSSAAQEQGLILHTTVTIGYDAPWRKVHELLLAAAAATPNVLKEPAPFILQTALNDFYVSYELNAYTDQPGIMAKTYSELHQSIQDKFFEAGVEIMSPHYSGVRDGNRAAIPDEYLPKGYQVPPFRVSQIFGKKEPPAE
- a CDS encoding DUF502 domain-containing protein; this encodes MTQSSPSTEIPKRSLAVHFRRHFVTGLVVLAPVWLTVYIVLLAVRLVGGQLSPLMRRLAETLLGHGRYAGLVTTAADVVAFLVTVILITIVGFAVSRVMGRRMLDVFDTILRRIPFVREVYGGIRKVADVLFGDKSSFQRVVAVRFPTEQAWSLGFVTSEHTWNVPENSDQAHTVIFVPTTPNVTTGFLLLCKSHDFVPLSLSVDQAMKVLISVGTLSPERVQNLAASPPGEISEQ
- a CDS encoding septum formation initiator family protein is translated as MARRTNKRFWLFQPLPVVAVCFFAFSAWFVFGKSGLWNSSGLRSEKHAQQEQICLLEERKQLLQEYLADLRVGDELALDRAARARGFVGQGETIYKIEIESAKK
- the eno gene encoding phosphopyruvate hydratase; the protein is MTEITDVFAREVLDSRGNPTVEVEVVLAGGAMGRATVPSGASTGESEALEMRDGDAHRFLGKGVLDAVKNVNTEIADELIGQDAIYQQSVDTTLLSLDGTENKSKLGANAMLAVSLAVAKAAAEAVELPLYQYLGGVGAKVLPVPFMNVINGGAHADNPLNIQEFMIVPRGFPTFSDGLRAGVETFHHLKKVLKEAGHSTNVGDEGGFAPALKSHREAIEDILKAIKAAGYKAGEQIFVALDCAASGFYNRKTGKYELTCDDNTLDAAELAEYYSALCKDYPIISIEDGMGENDWEGWKLLTSKLGKKVQLVGDDLFVTNVKLLSEGIEKGVANSILIKVNQIGTLSETLDTVDLARRAGYTQIISHRSGETEDTFIADLAVAIGCGMIKTGSASRTDRIAKYNQLLRIEEELGDEALYFGSVWK